DNA sequence from the Methanolobus psychrophilus R15 genome:
AGTTACATGCTTTGATAACTTAAAGTTTTGCATGGTTGTGCAATAATTGTACATAACCATACTGATATGTAATAGAATTATAATATAAATGTTACATCATTAATCATTGCGACTGATAGGAATGGCAGATAAAAAAGGAAAAACCACTCCTGTAACAGACAGGACCATTTTTGACCAAAAATGCATCACATGCGGGACATGGATGCAGAGGACCGTGAAAGTAGGAAGGAACGGGATAGGTTCATTCACATATTTCTGTCCGGAATGCGGCTTGTCTTATACTGTGGATGAATGAGCAAAATGGAAAAATGGTCGCCTGGACAACTTCAACAGATAGAGCCTTATGACTTTGAAAAGCTTCTGGCACAGCTTTTCAGGAAGATGGGATATGCGGTTGAAGAAACACAGTATTCCCATGACAGGGGCATCGACCTGATAATAAGGATAGTGCACTTCGGACTCTCACATTCATGGATAGTGCAGGCAAAAAGATATACGGAGCCCGTGGGAGTGAAAGCTGTCCGGGAGTACAGCAGCCTGAGATACCGTGACAGGGTCGATGGGGTAATTATAGTTGCTACCTCCAGTTTTACGAGGGAAGGACAGGATGAGGCTGCGGAGCACAACGTCAAACTCATAGATGTTAACCTCCTTATTGAGATGCTGAACCATTACCTCCCCGAAGAGAATAGGGGATTGTGTACAAAAGAAGCAACAGAAAATGGTGATGTACGGAGCCATGAATCTGTTACTATTATGAGGAGAGGAGAGGAATTGCTTGCTGAGGAGCCTGTGAGTCTTGGAAAAGACAAGATGGTCATGGTGATAACAAGCAAGAACATTTTTTTCAAGAAGGAGTCAGGCCTGATTTCCAGAAAAGAGAACATAGAGCAGCGTATAGAGATGAAGGACATGGCGGGAGTACATGCTGACCAGCAGGGCCTCTTCCTTATAGCAGGTCAGAAACACCTGAAAGTGTATCCTTTGTCCGCAAAGAGAAAAGACAGGATACTGGAACTTCTTGAGATCCTCAGGCCAGAGTATGTGCGTGGGGAGCACCTGCTTAAGTCTGCAAGGAAGAGCTCGACAATGACGATCCTCACAAATAAGCGACTGGCTCAGATTGGCATTGATAACGGAGAGATGGAAGACATTCCGTTATCAAAGATAATAAGTGTTGAAGCAGACGGCGGGTTCTTTAAAAAAGACAGGATCATTGTCTGCGAATCCTCAAATGGTGTGGAAAAACACTTTTTTGAAGTGGACAACGCCCCGGAGTGGAAAGCTTTCATCGAGCAAAAAGTAAGAGTGGGCTGACATGAGCCTTTCGCATTGTTAACTGTCAAGAAACCCTTAATACCAAAGCACGAAATATAAGTTATACAACCTTGAACAGTTGATGGGAGCATAACATGAACCAAGAGACAATAAAGATCGAAGGGATGATGTGCGGACACTGCCAGATGACAGTGGAAAAGGCAATCAGGGCTGTTAAGGGTGTCCAGGACGTGAGCGTCAGCCTCGGCGACAAGCAGGCTGAAGTGTCCTACGACCCCGGGATCACAGACCCTGCAACTATAAGGTCCGCGGTCGTCAAAGCAGGCTATAAGGTAATGGATTAAGCGGGGTTTTTGCTGCGGATATTTTCGTGTGTTATCAAATATGAATACACATATCAAAGTGTACGGAATGACATGCATGCACTGTCACAAGAGCGTGACAGATGCAATCATGGCCATTGAAGGCGTTTCTTCTGTTGATGTCAGTCTTGAGGATGAGAGCGCCACGGTGGAGTTTGACTCCGGGAAGACCAGCCTTGAAGAGATCAGGCAGGCTGTCACGAATGCGGGATATGAGGTCGGTGCAGAGGAATGCGAACTGGAGGAGCCTGCCGGATTGCCTGAGGCTGCCACGCCGGGACAGACTGCATGCCGGATAATCCCTGAAGAAGCGATAGATGAGCAAAAAAGATCTGATCCCGGTGTTTTGGAAGATTCCGTTTTCAGGATATCCGGTATGAAATGCTCGTCATGTGCTCAGAACATAGAGGGCGTTCTGGGCAAGCTTGACGGGGTTGTCTCAGTTACGGTAAACCTTCCTCTTGAGAGAGCCACTGTAAGGTACGAGCCTGCAAAGGTCAGCCCGGAGAAGCTTGCAGAGGATATAGAATCCCTCGGCTACCATGTTGTGAAGGACCGTGTGACTCTCGATGTGGGAGGAATGACGTGCGCTTCGTGTGCCCAGAACGTCGAGAAGGTGCTAAAGAGGCTTGAGGGTATCAGTTCGGTCAATGTTAACGTGTCCATGGGAAAAGCCCGGATCGAGTACAACTCCTCTGTGGTTTCGGCAGACGATATGAGAAAGGCCATCGAGGGCATCGGTTACTCGGCTTCGATGCCAATTGACAGGCAACTTGCCGAGGACCGGGAAAGGAAGGAGCGTGAGGAGGAGATACGCCGCCAGAGGAACAATCTCATTATATCTGCGGTGATGGTGATCCCTGTGATGTTGGGGAGCATGAAACCTGCTTTTCCTGAACTCCTCGCGTTCGTACCCGACATCCTAGCCAACAGGAACGTACTGTTCCTGCTCACAACCATCGTCATGGTATTCCCTGGAAGACAATTCTTTGAGGGAACTTACCGGGGCCTGAAGCATGGAGTGACCGACATGAACCTGCTCATCGCCACAGGAACCGGCGCGGCCTACATCATAAGTGTTGCTTCAAGCTACTTGGACCTGGGGGCCGGCTACCATCATCTGTATTACGATACTGCCGTTATGCTTATCGCTTTCATTGTGCTCGGGAGGTACATGGAAGCCCGCGCCAGGGGCAGGACATCCGAATCCATCAAGAAGCTCATAGGGCTCCAGGCAAAGACCGCACGCATAATTGTCGACGGGCAGGAAAGGGAAGTGCCTGTTGAGAGCATCGAGGTCGATGACATCGTTTTTGTCAGGCCAGGGGAAAAGATACCTGTTGACGGCGTGGTGATCGACGGGACATCAGCAGTTGACGAATCAATGATTACGGGAGAGAGCATCCCTGTTGACAAGAGTAAAGGGGATGTGGTCATCGGCTCGACCCTGAACAGCAGCGGGGTACTGAGACTCCGAGCTACAAATGTGGGTGCAGATACTGCACTTGCAAGGATTATCGAACTGGTAGAGAACGCACAGAATTCCAAGGCGCCCATACAGAGAATTGCAGACGTTGTCGCCGGCCACTTCATACTCATAGTCCATGTACTGGCACTGGCTGCGTTCTTCTTCTGGTACTTTATCGGATTCGAGAGATACGACGTGATCCTGAACTCAGGGATAGCAAGCCCATTCCTGTTCGCACTACTCATTTCCATCACAGTGCTTGTGATATCCTGTCCCTGTGCTGTAGGCCTTGCAACCCCTGCTGCCATAATGGTGGGTACAGGCAAAGGCGCCGAGAACGGCATACTGATCAAAGGCGGGGAAGCCCTTGAGAGGACGCTGAAAATAGACACCATTGTCTTTGACAAGACAGGGACCCTCACAAAGGGTAAACCGGAGCTGACAGACGTCGTCACTGTTACAGATCTCAGCGCCGATGAAGTGCTTGAGATGGCAGCGAGTGCTGAGAAGGGTTCTGAGCATCCGTTGGGAGAAGCCATCGTCAGGGGTGCAGAGCAACGCAAGCTTAAGTTAAGGGACGTTGAAGGCTTCAGGTCCATTGCCGGTAAAGGTGTGGAAGCGACCATTGAAGGCAGCAGGATATTGCTTGGGACCCGCAAGCTGATGACTGACAATGGTATTGACATCTCTTCGGTGGAAAAGACAATGGAAAGCCTTGAAGCACAAGGCAGGACAACCATGATAGCCGCAAGGGACGGCAGGTTAGTAGGACTTGTAGCAGTCGCCGACACACTCAAGGAGAACTCGAAGGAAGCCGTCGAGAAGATACGCGACATGGGAATTGAGATCGTGATGATCACCGGTGATAACCGCAGGACAGCCGACGCCATTGCAGGTAGCATTGGTATCACACGGGTGCTTGCAGAGGTGCTTCCTGAGGACAAGGCTTCGGAGATTCGCAAACTGCAGGAGGAAGGCCGCATTGTGGCGATGGTAGGCGACGGTATCAACGATGCTCCCGCCCTGACCCAGGCAGATATCGGCATAGCCATGGGTGCAGGAACCGATGTTGCCATGGAGTCCGCGCAGATAGTGCTTATCAAAAATGACCTGCGGGATGTGATAGCTTCCATCAGGCTTAGCAGGCTCACAATGAACAAGATCAAGCAGAACCTTTTCTGGGCCTTCGGGTATAACACTGTAGGAATACCGCTGGCTGCCGGACTTCTCTACCCTGTAGTGAATAGCATCCTCATTACGCCGGAACTCGCAGCGGCCTTCATGGCCATGAGTTCGATATCTGTAACCACTAATTCCATCCTGATGAAAAGAAAGGAAATAAAATAAGGCTGCTGCCGGAGCCAGGAGATAAATATGAAAGATAAGAACGTGAGCAGAAAAGGCAGGTACGCTTTGATAGCAAGCCTGACAACATCCTTTTTACTGGTAATCCTCTTTGCAGCCCTCTCCGCAGCCGTGAACAACTTAAGAACCACGCCCCTGTACACTCAAGTGGATATAATTGCAGGGATGATCTTTGTTTTCGTGCTCAGCATGATAGTGTCGGCTTCTGTGTGGCCTGCGGTGATTGAAAAAAGAATGAAGGGCAAGTAGAGCAGCATTTACTGCACCGGAAGTTGCTATTCATTTTCAAGGTGCAAGGTCAGAGTGTGGGTTGATGTCGCAGCCCGTACACGGAAGACACATGGTTTTGAAGATATCAGCGCGCAGTCCATGCTCATCCAGCTTTTCCCGCAGGAAACGATTGAGCATAAGCAGTCTTTCCGCAGAAGGCCTCTCAATGAACACCTCACCTTCTCTCAGAGGATGTCTCGCAGCAGCCCTGAGTATGGGGACGACGCCAATGGAAACCAGCTCTTCTATGCCTTTCATGGCAGACTCGTCAGATTCCCCGAGACCGATGATGAAGTTGGAACAGACATTGTTCCTGCCGAATATTTCCACGCCTTGCCCAAGTGCTTTAAGGATGAATTCGAGGTCCTGTTCCGGACAGACCTTCCTGTAGATATCCCGGTCCATGGTCTCCACATTATACTTCAGTTCATCCGCACCAGCACTTTTAAGCCTGCGGGTGGAGTCCTCTGTAGGATAGACTGAAACACCTATGGGGACAGAGTATATTTTTCTGAGCTGTCGGATGAGTTCCTCGGCCCGGTTAACTTCCGCTTCTGCTGACTCCTCGACACCGGAAGTTATGGAAATTGCCTGCATCCTGCCGGTGCTATGGGCTTCCTCCATCATCTTCAGCATCTTATCCATGGACTTGACCTTCCCGCTAAGCTTGGGGACAGGGCAGAATTTGCAATCGAAGATACATTTCTCGCACATGGTGATGAAAGCCTGGTCAGGACAGTGGATGAGTTCAGGTTCAATGCTGCCTCTCGCAAGTTCGGTGCCGTCTTTGCTTATGACAAGCTCACTGTCCTGCATCCGGGCTTGTAGTGGTGAATCCTTTTTGACGGCAAGACGGACACGGTGCCCTGCAGAATTAAAAAAGAAGGCTACATTCCCGGCTCCGGGACCGGCTGTGGGGATGGTTAACCTGTGAATGAGAGAAGGATCCATGTTCACGGAACCTATTGAGATGAGCTGTGCTTTGGTTTCTGGCCTCATGAGTTCTCCGATACCAAGGGATGAGACGTTTTTTAGTTACGATATGTGTTATCTTCTGTGCAGGAATATTTTATTCTTTTCCTAGAATCAGCCAGTACATCAGGAAACTTCATGATTATACGCTTCAATTTTTATTATATAGATAGAAGGTATATTTATCTGGCATAATAACACAACTTTAAAAAGGTAAAGTATGCCAATCGATCCCATATGTAAGAACAAGGTGCAGGAAGACACTCCGTACTTCACAGAATACGGAGGAAAAAGATATCGTTTCTGCTCACCCGAGTGCAAAACAAAGTTTGATCATCTTGAAAAGAGCGTTATACGCCTCAAAAGGTCCATTGCCGAGAATGAGAGGATATCTTTTGGAAATCTGAGACGGGACATCATCAAGCCTGGAATATGCACTCTTTGCGGAGCCTGCGCTGCATCATGCGAATCCATTGCAATAGAGCACGAGCAGCCAAAACTTGTAGGCAAATGCACTGCCTGCGGAGTATGCTATAACCAGTGTCCCCGGACAATAACCACCGAAGAAGGCCTCATCGGCAAGATACGTCACGCCTACTGCGCAAAGACCGCGATACCAGACCTTAAGGGACAGGACGGGGCGGTGGTCACTTCCATGCTGGCATACGCCCTTGAAGAGGGACTCATAGACTGCGCCATAGTGACTGTGAAATCCGAGGAAGAGCCCTGGAAACCAGTGCCTGTCATTGCAAAGACATACGATGAAGTTCTGGAAGCCGCCGGGAGTATTTACAGCCACAGCATGACTATCGAATCCCTGATGAGCGCCGTGAAGCAGGGCATGAGAAGTATTGCATTTGTGGGTACAAGCTGCAACATTGATGCAGTCTACAAGATGCAGAAGAGCCCTTACGGTTTCCTGCACCTGTTCATGCGTGCCAATATCCTGAAAATGGGACTTTTCTGCATGGACACTTTCTCCTACGAGGGAATCAAGGAGTTTGTCCAGAGCAAGGACATGCGCCTGGAAGATATCGAGTCCATGAA
Encoded proteins:
- the merP gene encoding mercury ion binding protein is translated as MNQETIKIEGMMCGHCQMTVEKAIRAVKGVQDVSVSLGDKQAEVSYDPGITDPATIRSAVVKAGYKVMD
- a CDS encoding coenzyme F420 hydrogenase, beta subunit, which gives rise to MPIDPICKNKVQEDTPYFTEYGGKRYRFCSPECKTKFDHLEKSVIRLKRSIAENERISFGNLRRDIIKPGICTLCGACAASCESIAIEHEQPKLVGKCTACGVCYNQCPRTITTEEGLIGKIRHAYCAKTAIPDLKGQDGAVVTSMLAYALEEGLIDCAIVTVKSEEEPWKPVPVIAKTYDEVLEAAGSIYSHSMTIESLMSAVKQGMRSIAFVGTSCNIDAVYKMQKSPYGFLHLFMRANILKMGLFCMDTFSYEGIKEFVQSKDMRLEDIESMKIRKGKLELQASEELKVFGLEELDRYRSSSCKYCTDLTAESSDLSFGGVGTPKNWTTVLARSGLGYEIYNEAVDNGYIESRLLKEKEMNNVLNLAKMKKIQMYSLHRRENP
- a CDS encoding heavy metal translocating P-type ATPase: MTCMHCHKSVTDAIMAIEGVSSVDVSLEDESATVEFDSGKTSLEEIRQAVTNAGYEVGAEECELEEPAGLPEAATPGQTACRIIPEEAIDEQKRSDPGVLEDSVFRISGMKCSSCAQNIEGVLGKLDGVVSVTVNLPLERATVRYEPAKVSPEKLAEDIESLGYHVVKDRVTLDVGGMTCASCAQNVEKVLKRLEGISSVNVNVSMGKARIEYNSSVVSADDMRKAIEGIGYSASMPIDRQLAEDRERKEREEEIRRQRNNLIISAVMVIPVMLGSMKPAFPELLAFVPDILANRNVLFLLTTIVMVFPGRQFFEGTYRGLKHGVTDMNLLIATGTGAAYIISVASSYLDLGAGYHHLYYDTAVMLIAFIVLGRYMEARARGRTSESIKKLIGLQAKTARIIVDGQEREVPVESIEVDDIVFVRPGEKIPVDGVVIDGTSAVDESMITGESIPVDKSKGDVVIGSTLNSSGVLRLRATNVGADTALARIIELVENAQNSKAPIQRIADVVAGHFILIVHVLALAAFFFWYFIGFERYDVILNSGIASPFLFALLISITVLVISCPCAVGLATPAAIMVGTGKGAENGILIKGGEALERTLKIDTIVFDKTGTLTKGKPELTDVVTVTDLSADEVLEMAASAEKGSEHPLGEAIVRGAEQRKLKLRDVEGFRSIAGKGVEATIEGSRILLGTRKLMTDNGIDISSVEKTMESLEAQGRTTMIAARDGRLVGLVAVADTLKENSKEAVEKIRDMGIEIVMITGDNRRTADAIAGSIGITRVLAEVLPEDKASEIRKLQEEGRIVAMVGDGINDAPALTQADIGIAMGAGTDVAMESAQIVLIKNDLRDVIASIRLSRLTMNKIKQNLFWAFGYNTVGIPLAAGLLYPVVNSILITPELAAAFMAMSSISVTTNSILMKRKEIK
- a CDS encoding radical SAM domain-containing protein, producing the protein MRPETKAQLISIGSVNMDPSLIHRLTIPTAGPGAGNVAFFFNSAGHRVRLAVKKDSPLQARMQDSELVISKDGTELARGSIEPELIHCPDQAFITMCEKCIFDCKFCPVPKLSGKVKSMDKMLKMMEEAHSTGRMQAISITSGVEESAEAEVNRAEELIRQLRKIYSVPIGVSVYPTEDSTRRLKSAGADELKYNVETMDRDIYRKVCPEQDLEFILKALGQGVEIFGRNNVCSNFIIGLGESDESAMKGIEELVSIGVVPILRAAARHPLREGEVFIERPSAERLLMLNRFLREKLDEHGLRADIFKTMCLPCTGCDINPHSDLAP
- a CDS encoding restriction endonuclease, producing MEKWSPGQLQQIEPYDFEKLLAQLFRKMGYAVEETQYSHDRGIDLIIRIVHFGLSHSWIVQAKRYTEPVGVKAVREYSSLRYRDRVDGVIIVATSSFTREGQDEAAEHNVKLIDVNLLIEMLNHYLPEENRGLCTKEATENGDVRSHESVTIMRRGEELLAEEPVSLGKDKMVMVITSKNIFFKKESGLISRKENIEQRIEMKDMAGVHADQQGLFLIAGQKHLKVYPLSAKRKDRILELLEILRPEYVRGEHLLKSARKSSTMTILTNKRLAQIGIDNGEMEDIPLSKIISVEADGGFFKKDRIIVCESSNGVEKHFFEVDNAPEWKAFIEQKVRVG